The sequence CACCTCCTGAACCCATTACCACAATTACCCGCTCGGCGTCAGGAGCACCGAAATAGTCAAACAGATGGTACTGCCGACCGGTAATTTCGGCAAACCGATCCATCTGTGCTTGCACAACTGCTGGGAAGGCGTCAATGATTGGCTGGATTCGTTCACGGGCCTGAAAAGCTACATCGGGATTCTGTGCCGTACCACGGATCACCGGATGTTCTGGTGAAAGAGCATGAGCGCGATGCTCGTGGATCCATTCATCTTTGATCATCGCCCGAATCTCGTCCTCTTCGAGCAGAATGATCGTATTTACCTCGTGCGAGGTACGGAAGCCATCGAAGAAGTGAATCACCGGCAATTTCCCGGCCAGCGAACTGGCGTGGGCAATCAGGGCGATGTCCTGAGCCTCTTGTACCGATGCCGAAGCCAACATCCCAAGGCCGGTAGTGCGTGCTGCCATGACATCTGAATGATCGCCGAAGATGGAAAGGCCCTGCGTTGCCAATGCCCGGGCGGCGACGTGGAAGACACCTGGTGTTAGCTCGGCAGCCATCTTGTACATATTGGGGATCATCAAGAGCAGACCCTGCGAAGCGGTAAACGTCGTAGTTAAGGCGCCGGTCTGCATTGCTCCGTGGAGGGCACCTGCGGCACCACCTTCCGACTGCATCTCATAAACGGTCGGTACTACTCCCCACAGATTGGGCTTACCGGTAGCAGCAAACGCATCGGCCAGTTCACCCATCGGTGTGGAAGGAGTGATTGGGTAAATCGCTATAACTTCACTCAGTTGATAGGCAACGTTCGCAACTGCCTCATTGCCATCGAGAGTGACCCGTCGTGTTCCCATCGTGTTCCTCCTTACCTCCAAGCAGGAATTCATTTTGCCTGCTCTGTATCAGTATAGGAGTGGCAGCGGCATAGTTCTGATGAAACTCAAGCAACCAGCGGTAATGATTGCTTCATTGAGTGGTGAGGACGGTGTGAAAATTTTCATCGATTTTTTAACTTTCGCGCCAATTTCCTGTTTTATCAAGTGCTACGACAGTCTATAATAAGAGTGATTTCGTATCCTACAGAGATGGAGCAGCGCATGCAGCGCGTAACCTTGATCCTCGACCGATCGGCTGCTCTGCGCGAAACCTTTGGCCTTGAAGCCAATTGGTGGGTTAATGCGTTCATTGCCGATCTTCAGGCGCTCGTACTTCGTGTGACTGGCTCGACCGCGTATGTTACTTCGACCATTCAAATCGCCACGGAAGCCAGTGAAGGGCCATTACTGATTCTTAGTGGTGATACGCCACATCTGCCTGATGCGCGGATTCGCGATGCCTATACCCTCTTAGACAGTGGTACCGATGTGGTGATAGGGTTATGCGATCGTGGCTCCTGGTATGTGCTGGGTATCCGCCATCCGTCAGTTGTCGGAACAATTCCGCTGGTATCGGAAGAGGTGCGGCCATGGCTGAGCGGTTTGCACCAGCGCGGTGTACGTATCGCTCATCTGCCACTCTGGTTTCGGATCGTGTATGTATCAGATTTGACCACCCTGTCCGTTGCGCTCCGCACGATGCCAGAAGGGTATGCCCCTTCAACTCGACGTATCCTCGGTGATGGTGCTCGCGAACGCGAATGGGGGGCATGACCTCATGACAACTGGCACAACTTATGGTATACTTCGTATTGGCGTGCATCAGATGCACGCCAACCTTTTACGTTGGAAGCATTAGCACTCTCGCTTAGCGAGTGCTAACAATGACCTGCAAGGCAGGGTACAGCGATGAGCGGACCTCTGACCGAACGCCGGCAGATGATTCTCAAGCTGGTCATACAAGAGTTTGTCGATACGGCAACGCCGGTCGCATCCGAGACGCTGGTACGCAAATATCGCCTTCCAGTCTCGTCGGCGACGGTGCGGAATGATATGGCCGCACTCGAAGAGTTGGGTTTTCTGACCCATCCGCACACGTCAGGCGGGCGCATCCCGACCGATGCGGGTTACCGCTTTTTCGTTGAGAACTTGATGGAGCGCACGTCGCTCTCTCCCGCCGAACAGCGTATGATTCGCCACCAGTTTTACCAGGTACGTGGCGAACTCGATCAGTGGGTGCAACTGGCATGTGCTGTGCTTGCCCGTACAGCGCATAACGCTTCGGTTGCCACCGCTCCCCGCGCCGAGCAACTTCGCTTTAAGAGCCTGGAGCTGATCGCAATCCACGAAACGATGGCGCTGGCGGTTATGGTCTTTCATGGCGGGATTATCAAACAGCAGACCCTGCCCATCGAACCGGGTCGTACCCCTGATGACCTGCGTCGGGCTGCCGGTGTGGTAAGCGATCTGCTCGCTGATGCAACCTTAACCCGGGCTGAAGAGCTGGCTGCCGTGGCGACCTTCAACGGTGTCCCGCTCAGCGAGTTTGAGCGGACACTGGTTGATATGGTGGTGCGAGCGATGATTGCTTTTGAAGAGCAGGCACAAGAGCAGATCTATTCTGATGGTCTGCTTGAGATGTTGAGTCAGCCTGAGTTCATGCCTGCCAGTGGCCGTGATGATGCTGAGCGAGCCATTGAACGATTACGCCGTACTCTTGAAATTCTTAAGAGTGGCCGCGGTCTTGGTCCACTCATTCCCCAGGCCCTCGCCTCCGGTGGTGTTCAAGTGATTATCGGTGGCGAACACGGCGAAGACGCTATGCGGGATTACAGTGTGATCCTGGCGCGCTACGGTGTCGAGGGAGCGTTGGTTGGTGTGCTCGGTGTGATTGGGCCAACCCGTATGGCCTATCCACGTTCGATCTCAACGGTGCGCTATATCGCATCATTGATGAGTAACCTGTTGGCCGATCTCTATTACGCGAATCCTCGTCCTTCGGAACCCGATGTTGATACTTCTGCAACTTTGTGAATTGAGATATACCTTGTGAGGGAACTATGGCAAATACGGAAGAAGTAAAACCCGATACAGCAGCTCAAGACGCGGCTGCTGATGTTCAGAACGAACCAGCAAATGCGCCGACTACTCAGCCATCAGCGGCTACCGTCGTGGCAGAATCAGCAGACACATCGGCTACTCAGCCATCAGCGGCTACCGTCGATGGCACGGTTGTCGACTCAGAAGCGCTGATCGCCGATCTGCAAAACCGTCTGGCTCAGGCTGAAGCACAGGTCGCCGAATATAAAGATCAGTGGATGCGGGCCGTGGCCGATTATCGCAACTTCAAACGCCGCACCGAAACCGAACGCAGCGAGCTGATACGTAATGCTGGTGCAGCGCTTATTTTGAAGTTGCTACCGGTTCTCGATGACTTTGAGCGGGCGATTGCCAATGTGCCACCTGAGGTCGCTGAAACACCATGGTGGCAGGGAACGCAACTTATCGCCCAAAAATTACGTACAATCCTTGAGAGCGAAGGGGTCAAACCGATTGAGGCGTTGGGGCAGGATTTTAACCCCAATTTGCACGAGGCGGTGATCTACGAAGAAGCAGAAGGGCAAGAAGGCAAAGTCATTGCAGAATTACAGCGTGGCTACTTGCTCCACGACCGTGTCATCCGTCCGAGTATGGTTAAGGTAGGTCGCGGTTAGCAACCAGAACGTTTTTTGAGATAAGGG comes from Chloroflexus sp. Y-396-1 and encodes:
- a CDS encoding DUF2064 domain-containing protein → MQRVTLILDRSAALRETFGLEANWWVNAFIADLQALVLRVTGSTAYVTSTIQIATEASEGPLLILSGDTPHLPDARIRDAYTLLDSGTDVVIGLCDRGSWYVLGIRHPSVVGTIPLVSEEVRPWLSGLHQRGVRIAHLPLWFRIVYVSDLTTLSVALRTMPEGYAPSTRRILGDGAREREWGA
- the hrcA gene encoding heat-inducible transcriptional repressor HrcA; translation: MSGPLTERRQMILKLVIQEFVDTATPVASETLVRKYRLPVSSATVRNDMAALEELGFLTHPHTSGGRIPTDAGYRFFVENLMERTSLSPAEQRMIRHQFYQVRGELDQWVQLACAVLARTAHNASVATAPRAEQLRFKSLELIAIHETMALAVMVFHGGIIKQQTLPIEPGRTPDDLRRAAGVVSDLLADATLTRAEELAAVATFNGVPLSEFERTLVDMVVRAMIAFEEQAQEQIYSDGLLEMLSQPEFMPASGRDDAERAIERLRRTLEILKSGRGLGPLIPQALASGGVQVIIGGEHGEDAMRDYSVILARYGVEGALVGVLGVIGPTRMAYPRSISTVRYIASLMSNLLADLYYANPRPSEPDVDTSATL
- the grpE gene encoding nucleotide exchange factor GrpE translates to MANTEEVKPDTAAQDAAADVQNEPANAPTTQPSAATVVAESADTSATQPSAATVDGTVVDSEALIADLQNRLAQAEAQVAEYKDQWMRAVADYRNFKRRTETERSELIRNAGAALILKLLPVLDDFERAIANVPPEVAETPWWQGTQLIAQKLRTILESEGVKPIEALGQDFNPNLHEAVIYEEAEGQEGKVIAELQRGYLLHDRVIRPSMVKVGRG